The DNA window GCAAAACACATGTAACGAGTGGTTACATTACGATAATTCTTATACCGATACTTCAATATTAGAAGCTTGGCAACTCTCAGTTagccatttaaaatttaccGAAATTTTTTGAGTTGATGGTGGCGTCAGTTTGAGAAACTtccataataaaaatacaaattaagaTTATTGAATAAGTAAATCAGCATGTCGGACTATGCGAATGTGCGATCGACCATTCTATGTGTGACTGGTGAACATGCGGAccaattaaatagcaaatggcaaaacatGTTTGATACCGACTATTGCCAGGAACTAATGCAGAGACTTGAAGAGCGCGTGCGTTCTTTTTACACAGACCTAATAACAGAATCTGACCAAATGGAGGATAAAATAAAAGACGACATAAAAGCTCTGCGAGTCGAGGCAGCAGATGTAACGCGTCTGCTGCATAAGAATGTGGATATTGGAAATAAGCCAGATGATATGCCACTAGTTGTGTGGCAGGAGAAGTTAGACAGAAGTATACAGCATTTGCGAGATGAGCTGCGCATGCGTCGTGATGAAATCTGCGAGCTACTGCTGCAGCAGGAATTGCTGTGCGAAGAGCTAGGCGAGtcgccgttgccgctgctggccGATCCTTTGCCAAAGCCACACGAAATGTCCGCGTTTCGTGATCATCTGGAACGGCTGCGGGCCAAGCGAACACGTTGCATGGATGAAATGTTTCAGCTACGTAGCCAGATAAAGCAGGACATGAAACAGCTTGAGCTAGTACCTCAATCGGACGCGGATGAGCAACTACTAAGCCAGGCAAACCTCAATCTGTCGCCCGATGTATTGATAAAGCTGCGACTGTTGCAGGAGGACTTTGCTGCTCAAGTGGTGATGCTGCACGAGCGCATAGACGACATGCGCGAGAAGATTAAAGTGCTGTGGCAGCGGCTGGAGTATACGGATGAGTTCGCAATGCGACAAGTAAACGAGGCGACTTCGTATACGCAGCGCACGTACGATGTGCTAAATGTGGAGCTACAGCACTGTCAGCAGCTGCGGCGTCGGAACTTAAAAGGATTCATCGAGCAACTGAGGCTGGAGATTAAGAAGTGGTGGGATTTGACACTGAAATCGCAGCAGGAGCGCAAGCGTTTCTCCAATTATTATAATGATTGGTACAATGAGGATCTGTTGGAGCTGcatgagctggagctggacgACTTGAAGACATTTTACAATAGTAATAAGGACATTTTCGAACTATTTGCGAATCGCGCTGAAGTGTGGGAACGTATGGTAGCGCTGGAGGCGAAGGCAAATGATCCGAACAGATTTAACAATCGTGGTGGCCAGCTGCTTAAGGAGGAGCGCGAGCGTAAGACAATAATGAGCAAGCTGCCAAAGAttgagcagcaaataaaagagTTAGTATTAACGTATGAGAAACGCACGAAATGTCCATTTCTGGTGCACGGCGAGAGCATACTGCAGTACATGGAGAATGAATGGGAGAGTCTGCGTAAAGCCAAGGAGCAGCAGAGCTCGGCCAGAAAAAATGCAGGCACCAGCAAAATGATGCCGCCGCCTGCCGCTGGGACGACAGCTCCACGCACACCCATGGCGCTGAAAAATATGTCCGCTATGTCCAGCTCA is part of the Drosophila busckii strain San Diego stock center, stock number 13000-0081.31 chromosome X, ASM1175060v1, whole genome shotgun sequence genome and encodes:
- the LOC108605659 gene encoding protein regulator of cytokinesis 1, which encodes MSDYANVRSTILCVTGEHADQLNSKWQNMFDTDYCQELMQRLEERVRSFYTDLITESDQMEDKIKDDIKALRVEAADVTRLLHKNVDIGNKPDDMPLVVWQEKLDRSIQHLRDELRMRRDEICELLLQQELLCEELGESPLPLLADPLPKPHEMSAFRDHLERLRAKRTRCMDEMFQLRSQIKQDMKQLELVPQSDADEQLLSQANLNLSPDVLIKLRLLQEDFAAQVVMLHERIDDMREKIKVLWQRLEYTDEFAMRQVNEATSYTQRTYDVLNVELQHCQQLRRRNLKGFIEQLRLEIKKWWDLTLKSQQERKRFSNYYNDWYNEDLLELHELELDDLKTFYNSNKDIFELFANRAEVWERMVALEAKANDPNRFNNRGGQLLKEERERKTIMSKLPKIEQQIKELVLTYEKRTKCPFLVHGESILQYMENEWESLRKAKEQQSSARKNAGTSKMMPPPAAGTTAPRTPMALKNMSAMSSSTMSLRKTPSNWQLSSLTGSAAKTTGNLHKRKLPHDANNDKTQTPNAKRSLKQTLDAMKASPAIRKPMQRLAVPQHKSTKSPMRKVLVLEETLRRRSGRHSMGKQQATGRTTNHKVQAKRKLRDEHDDYTTDENEMDNYEHFAPPARSSEVPRMQRPVAKLAAKSKVQSQPQPTPEDIQPHLPRPRRSKLIVQPNRHK